One window of the Cryptomeria japonica chromosome 7, Sugi_1.0, whole genome shotgun sequence genome contains the following:
- the LOC131065746 gene encoding uncharacterized protein LOC131065746 — MAILPLPSLRLPLYSNSNSSKLCFIPPHYHSHVLIKPITAKFEKQRAEESVKSISAIYKKQKQSQTMAMIMNEEGFPRKKQKKVAVYWDLDNKPPKVAPFDAAVAVREIAGKFGEIVDMAAFANRHAFTHVPQWIVEQRRERKQMDFMESKSLIKPEQPYICGVCGRKCKTNVDLKKHFKQLHERERHKKLSRMNSLKGKRKAKFREQFREKDEKYQNAARTLVIPKVGYGLASELRRAGVYVKTVEDKPQAADAALKAQIQHSMSRGIDCMFLISDDSDFSDMLDKARKNNTRTVVLGDSRALIRHADLWLSWDQVTSGNAGDAIHTVLQKWSTEDAVLDEILDFQDTGMDYGYQYDSDQSESDTELDQMAEMIVKAEGRLPQIGSFLAFSEEEPLLQADAETGSLEKISYDAGDWDR; from the coding sequence ATGGCCATCCTTCCCCTTCCATCACTACGGCTACCTTTATATAGCAATTCCAATTCCAGTAAGCTCTGTTTTATCCCTCCTCATTACCATTCCCACGTACTGATAAAACCCATCACAGCAAAGTTCGAAAAACAAAGGGCAGAAGAAAGTGTTAAATCCATATCAGCTATATACAAGAAGCAGAAGCAGAGTCAGACAATGGCAATGATAATGAATGAAGAGGGATTTCCCAGGAAAAAACAGAAAAAGGTGGCTGTGTACTGGGATTTGGATAACAAGCCTCCAAAGGTGGCACCATTTGATGCAGCAGTTGCAGTGAGAGAGATTGCTGGAAAGTTTGGAGAAATTGTTGATATGGCAGCGTTTGCAAACAGGCATGCATTCACTCATGTCCCTCAATGGATTGTAGAGCAGAGGCGTGAGAGAAAACAAATGGACTTTATGGAAAGCAAAAGCCTCATCAAACCAGAGCAACCCTATATTTGCGGTGTCTGTGGAAGGAAATGCAAAACCAATGTTGATTTGAAGAAACATTTCAAGCAGCTTCATGAGAGAGAAAGGCACAAGAAGTTGAGCAGGATGAATTCTCTCAAAGGGAAACGCAAGGCCAAATTCAGGGAACAGTTCAGGGAAAAGGACGAAAAGTATCAGAACGCAGCTCGGACTCTGGTAATTCCTAAGGTTGGCTATGGTCTGGCTTCTGAGCTCAGAAGGGCTGGTGTTTATGTGAAAACAGTGGAAGACAAACCGCAGGCTGCAGATGCAGCATTGAAAGCTCAAATTCAGCATTCCATGAGTAGAGGTATTGATTGCATGTTTCTTATATCTGATGATTCTGATTTCTCCGACATGCTAGATAAGGCCAGAAAAAATAACACGAGAACTGTTGTCCTTGGAGATAGCCGGGCCTTGATAAGACATGCTGATTTGTGGCTCTCCTGGGATCAGGTTACCTCTGGAAATGCCGGGGATGCAATCCATACCGTTTTGCAGAAGTGGTCTACCGAAGACGCCGTCCTTGATGAAATTCTTGACTTTCAGGACACAGGAATGGACTATGGGTACCAGTATGATTCCGACCAAAGTGAAAGTGACACTGAATTGGATCAGATGGCTGAGATGATTGTCAAGGCTGAAGGTAGATTGCCCCAGATTGGTAGCTTTTTGGCGTTTTCAGAGGAGGAGCCTCTATTGCAAGCGGATGCTGAAACTGGAAGCTTGGAAAAGATTTCGTATGATGCAGGTGATTGGGACAGATGA